The following DNA comes from Aquila chrysaetos chrysaetos chromosome 9, bAquChr1.4, whole genome shotgun sequence.
CATAAAAACCTCACTccagttgcagaaaaaaagcagaggaagacaaATTAGCTTTACAGACTACTGAAATTCAAACCATTTTTAGCAGCTCAAGCCATAACATCATACTTAATGTGGCAGAACAAGTTTCATACTACAATTCTACaaagtgaaaagaaatcttCTGTTACATCaagacacacagaaaatgtgtatttctatGCTATGCATACATTGCGTAGAGATGATCCTATGGATTTTCCTCAGATGTCCAACAaaaggctttctcttttctactgaaaatgCTGCTATTTGATAAAGCCTGTCTTCCAGGATAatcttttcttatattttctatAGGCCTGCTCcaagaaaaatgtaacagagaaaaaacattctgatcagaatttttttgttgtctaaACCAAGAAGCCCTGAATATGGATCtccttacagaaaaaaccctgtagTTCTGTGGataaataacatttctcaggaaaaatgagatggaatgaagaaaaaaagagagttcCTTGACAAGATTTTTAAGCATCCAAAAATCTACTTAGGAAAGGAATATAAAGCATATAAACACTATCCTCATATCCCTAAATGTAAGTTAGGGTAATACTCCTCAAACTTGGAAGGTAATTACTACAATAAAcagatttataaaaatacaggatTAGTAAATTcaaaaagactgaatttttaaCAGCCTTAAACATTAACACAGTATCTCTGAGGTAGCATGTTGCCTCAAGAGGGAGGGATTGTTTAGAGAAAAATGAGCAGGGGAAGGGATTATGTTGATGAAAAtgtgcaggaggaggctggaaaTGCAATCAAACTAGGAAACAAGTGACCCATCCTAATTATCTCTGATAGCAGATGCTGCTAACAGATGCTTTCACATTATGCTCAAAGTACAGCTGTGAGAACCAGAAATAGATACCAAAGATGCTAAACTCAGAAAGATGCATCCCTTGCACCTCGAAAAAAGATACTTGAGATATTCTAAGCTGACAAAGCATGTTTCTTCCAATCACCTCTGCGTTGTGAGGCAATCCAAATGTACACTAAACCCTTTTGCTTAAGCTGTTAATTTTAAGGCTTCAAGCATTATTAACGGATGCACTAACCCTAAGAAACAGCTTATTCAAGTCATCCTTGTAGTATGACGACAGTTACATTGTCTTGTCTCATTTACCTTAGGCTAGTCTCCAGTCACCAGAATTGCACAGAAGAGAGTAAAagtgacttggaaaaaaaaaaattaaaaaaaattggggaaataaaagcattttgaacTGCCCCAAAAGTTTTACATTACAAACAATAAAGGAATTATAGTTTACTTAAGCATCTCAAGGGTTATTgctcttagatttttttttttttgtgatgtaGGTTCAGCCTTTTTCACAAATCGTGAAAGCTTGAATGAAAACCAGCTTTAAGATATCTGTATCTGTTCAGAAGTAAACTTAATAGCCAAAGCAAGATAAAAAGAGATCAGCAGGACATCTGCACATCAGCAAACTCACAGAATTATAAATAGCCTAGTGCAAATTACAACTTTCTGGTACTTTCAGGATGCTAGAAATCTCCAAGGGCTATGCAGAGCACTCCGTTTTTCAGAGTAGCATCTAACTTCTTGGGGTCTGATTAATTTAAGGTTCTGCTAACTGCAAGAGTACAGCTGTAGTAAGGAAGAGAACATCATCTTCCCCAGCTCCTGTCTTTTGATTCAGTGAAATATTCTAGTGCTAATATCTGCTATGGTCTTTATCAacagccagaagaaaaacaccacTGAGGTGCTCAGCCTTTCCATGTGGCTAACAGAATTCCAGCCACCACCAGTGGGAGCGTTTCTGCTGGTTTTTACACTGGCAAAACTAGTGTAAACTAGCTAGGCAAAACTATAATAAGCTGGACTCACAAACgctctgaagaaaatattatgcCATCATCTACATTCAGCAGGCTATCACTAAAGCAAGAGTAACTTAAGACTTTCTAGAAGGCACCATTTTTCGCAATCACACTTAAAAGCAATGAGAGCAAAATGACTACAAATCATATGTTCATGACTTTCCAAGTTCCCTTTAAGAAAGTCTTTGTACCCAAGTAATGTCCTGCCCATGGTCCACAGGAGAGAAGTGATACCACATCCCACCCCTGAGAACACTGCAGTTCTGCAGTTGCCTGCCTTTAAAGGACAGCAACACAAAACTCCCACTGGGCCACAAAATACCAATCCAGCCTCCAATACGGGTTAGCTGAAAACAGACGGCAGCGCAGAGAGCCTTGGTCCCTGGAGAGCTCACTAATCAAGTTAGTCTGTAACTCTAAAAgctttcatttaagaaaaaaaccagttccATTACCTTTGTATCCTAGCTAGGACAGCAGGAGACAGCAGTAAGGGCCATGGGACCGCAATGGTTGATCTCTTCACGTCCAATGGGACACTTACAACctataaaaaacccaacctttaAACGCTGCTTTTGGACACTCGCTATTTCGGATGTTACCACCCCCTAGGCGATGGCTACCGCCGAggcacagccaggagctgcagggcagaggcCCCACCGACACGCCGCTGTCACTGCCCCCACCTGCGGGCCATCCCTCCGGTGCCACCCCGCTCCCCGCCAGCAGGAGGAAGCACAGCCGCCACGTCAGGAAAACACGCtcttaaataaaaccagcagagggggggacggacggacgaCGAGCGGAGGCACCTCGCGCCCCTCCTCCCGCCGGACATAGCGGCCCCGCGCCCAGGCGCTGCTGAGCTCGTGAGCCTCATGTCCTGAGGGAACCGACGCTCGGCAacgcccgccccgccccagaACCTCCCACCATACCCTGCCGCCCCAGTCCCCCGCCGGGCACTcacggccgccccgccggcagcggcAGCACCGCCGCCCCAGAGCTCCGCACCCCATCTCCACCGCCCTCAAATGGCCGAAGCCGCGCCCCTTCCCTCTCCGTAACCAATGCGGACCGCGCTTGCTGAGCGGGGCGCGGCGAGTGGGAGGCTGGCCAGTAAGGCGCGGCGTTGTTGCGGGGGCGGGGCTAGGGCCGGAGGGTAGTGCGGGGCGGGCTGGGCGGCGGGCGGCTGCGGGGCGGCGAGGGGCACGGCCGGCGCTCGCTgcctccgcccgcccgccaTGAACTCCCTGGACCAGGCTGAGGGTGAGTGCGGCGGCCCGGAGCGAGCCCAGAGCTGCCTCTTCGGCGCGCCGGGAGCTGCCGGCTCCGCGCCTGGGCTGCCCGAGCGCGCTGCCTCGTCCCTCCGGAGTGGGCCTCGCCGCGGTGCTGCCCTGAGGGGGGCGAAGCGGCCGCGGGAGGCCTCGGCTCCCTCTCCGCTGCGCTCCCGGGGCCGGCGCTCCTCCTCGGCCCAGACAGGCGAGCTGGGGCGGGGTGTCTGGGGCTACCTGCGCATCCTGAGGCTCGGGGGCGGGCCGCTGGCGCTCTCCGGCCGCCCCGTGGAGGCGGAGAGCGGGGCTCGCAGGGAAGGCCTGTGCCGAGGGGCTCCGTGTGCGGGCCCGCCAGCCGCCTTCCtcccctggggaggagggagctgcccAGTGGGCTTTCCCTGTCGGCGCCGCTTCGTGGGAAGGCGTCCCGACTTTAGCATGTTAAAATCCGCTTGGGCCGCGGTAACTACTCCGCGCACGGGTTTTTatgtgaaatgcatttcttgCGGCTTTGAGTCCTGCCTCACGCACTCGGCGTTACGCTATGCCAAGGCTCCTTTTGCATTTGAAGAGCGTGACCTCAAGTAGTCCTCTCTCGTTTGAGAACGTTGATGGTTTGGGTTACAAGTTCTTTGAAGTTACAGCTTACAGGACGCCAAAACCCTGAAAGGAGTTTTTAGTCCAAAAATAAGACTCgtagagatttttaaaatacatcgGTGTCTCAGACTTGGCAGGTGTTCTGTAGCAGATTCTAGAGGTAGACATGGCAACAAAAAATGGTAGTCCAGCGTTGTCGTGGCTTTGTTGCTATGTCTGTACAAGCTGTAGGGATCTAAGAAGTGTGCCTTGCTAGTTACAGCTGCCAAGTGCCAAAGTGATAAACTCAGAGAAGGTTCTTAGAACATGGATATCCAAAAATAAGTTAAAGCTTTAAgttcctgttttctgaaagactttttccccctgttttttattttaacgATGTCTATGTTATACGAGTGGTTTTTTAAGAACTTTGTTATCAATAGCTTGATTTTATGCCTACTGGGTGCTATTTCTCAAATAGCAGGTTTTCATGTGATGCCTCATATTCCCCTGCTCACTTCAGTGACTAGTTGTAGGAGTTTGTGCTAGTCAGGGAACAGTTAATTAGCTTTAATTGCTGGCAGTGGCTTAGCTTCCCCAGAAGGGAGGTGGAGGACAGGCCGTAACTACCAGGCTGTTGGCAGTAATTAAGACTAGTTAGCTGTTCTGTGGCTTAAGTCAAGATGCTGTAATCTTCCCCCATGAATTCACCTGCAAACCCTTTAGGAATAAATTTAGTTTGGAAAACTGCATTAGTAATGATCATAATAGGTATATTTCTTCTGATCTTATTCTCTAATTGCTTTGTTATGGTAAATAATTTAGCAATAGTTGCAagttgaagggaaaaaattccAGAGTGATGCTAACTGAAAGGCTTTAGCTGAAAGTTAAGTGTATGCTAATAAAAACTTAACTCCAGGTAGAATTCTAGCTTTGACTGGAAAGTTGTCAAATATTGACCTTGTTGAACAGAACCTTAAATCTAACATAGACTTCAGGTGAAACAGCTCCTTGTAGACAAACATTAGGTAGTTGgctaagacttttttttttttttaagcaaattagGAGTATGAACTTGAAATGCTGCTTGGCACTTAACAACAATTTCAGTGGAAAGACCGTGGGAGAATGATGgcaatgagaagaaaaatctatttaaagaaaaaaagaattaaaataagatCATTGGGCTAGTGTTTGCTGTGGGtttttacatatatgtgtgtgtatatgtacatcATGATGCTAAAAGTTTGTATGAAACAAAGTCATCAAAGCCATGCTGCTACAAGTAATCCCTTGAACAGCTGGCAAATggccaactttttttttattactgttatatAGATAATAGAACTTAATGGTTTCCTGATGTACTTAATACTCCAAAAtgtgatacttttttttctgtgtggagGTGCTATTTAAGCTATTCTAAATCTAActctcagtatttttaaagacatctaAAATACTCTGATTTCTCAACtatattgattttcttttccataagtGGGTCTGTTTCTTGCATTTAGTGTAACTCCACCATTGTACTTATTAGCTAAGGTTCTGTGAAGCTACTTTGACTGTGCTTTTATTACATCTAAATGATCATTGCATTAGTTTTCTCTGCCTGTTTAAGAAATGGGTGTGCTCAGAGGAAAAGTGAATTCCTTTTATCTTGTACATTAAAATTTGATTAAATAGATGAAGATCTAATTATGCTTGATATACATCCTCCCCAGATCTCAAAGCTTTTGAAAGAAGACTTACTGAATATATTGCATGTTTGCAACCAGCTACAGGACGTTGGAGAAGTAAGTTTGATGTTCCAAGGGATAAATGGGATTCTCTCTTTTGCAAGCTTTTTAGATTTACCAGTGTGTATCTTTGATTTATGTTTGCCCaaacaaaaatctgtgcttATACTTTCTAAAATTTCTGTGGTGTATGTTCAAATGCTCTGCAACAAGATAATACAAGATACCAGACTAATACTTTAGCCATAGTTAGATAAATGAGGTCAAGATTGAATTGGCTCAAGGCTGAATTATTCTGGAAATAGTTGGGCCAGTAAGttgctgtatttgtttctgttttattttggttttttgttgttggtgttTTTTGAAGGCTCAGACTTCCCAGACCGTCACTATAGTTATTGAACTAAATATGACTGGGTGAGATAGTCCCTATAAAATTGAAGGTGAAAAACTTAACAGCAGTGTGCCTTAAGGGCAGAATATGTCCTCATGTCTGTTCCAACAGGAAAGTTTGAAGGCAGggggaaggcaaaaaaataccCCAGATATTCTGCCAACTTTGGGATCAGGAGTCCATGGTGGAAAcagactgctttttttgttctaaGATTCTGCTGAAGTTTCCATACTCAAAGAATACAGACATTTTTTAGAACATATAAAATagcatatttttctcctgagaGGCCAAGAGGTTAATTTCAAATGAAGGAACTGGAGGAATGActacttaaaaaccaaaaacaaaaaacccaccccaccccaaaacacaaccaaccaaacacTACCACCCCAACCCCCGTTGTTTTAAAGCAATTGGGAGGCAAGCAGGTATTTGTAAGTAAATCTGTGCAACTTGTGTGCACCTACTGTAGGAATGCATTTGGCTTCCAGTATTGCTATCTACTGTCagctataataataaaaataaaaaagtactGGAAACTTCTAAGTGTATTTAAATGAGGTTTGCATAACTAGTATTATGTTCACTagctaactttttttcctaactgctTGTTTTGCTAGTTTTGTAATTAATGTATAAGAGGGAGTTTTTACTTTAATTATAATGGGATATTTAACCTAATGTTAACTTTTCCTCCTGTtatcctggggaaaaaaggtatttatatAGAGAAGAAGCTCTATGCTTTTGATAGATCTTTTCcaactttcttttgaaagcatAACTTCTAATggttactttttaattttgtttttaattttgtagtaTCAGTAAGGAATATGCAACTCAGCAGTAAATTATAACAGTCTTGCAAACCTGAAAGTAGTATATCATGAAtatctgggttttgttttcaggttcTTTCCTATGATCCTAAAGTCTGGTAACTCTGggtcttctctttttttgtgttggtctttgttttccttcccctcccctcccgtgCCCTCCCTGGTAAAAGACTTCATTTACATCCAGAACTTCAGGGTCCACAGAAAACACTCGGAACTGCCAAATGTCCAATGAAAGCTGCAAGGCTTTATGGGTGTGCAACAGAACATGAGCTTTCTCTACCTTtacatttgttctgttttctttttccatcaacCCCTGTTCCCCAACCCTTTGTAGTATCTCAAAATCAGTCTAGTATCTTGTGTTACTCTAGTATGTATCTAGCATTATCCATTTACGGTGAATTGATTGTTCTTCCTAGGCCATTCTGGATGTGTAGAGGTTTTTGTTAATCTTCATGTGCTAAAGCAAACATGCCTTCTGACTCCTGTTtaaattttgtgggtttttctcTGTGTCAGCTTTCCTTGCTTGTTATTGTGTTGCTTGGGGTAGGGAGCATAACACAACTTAGATGTGCCACTGAAACTGCTGGTGCTAATGCCTCAGGCTGCTCTTATGCAGAAGAGCTAGCAGGGTAGAAGCTTTAGTTCTGCTCTGCAATTTACTGgtgctgcatttctgttgtcTAGACTGCATAAGCTCAAATAGCATGCTGAACATTTGGTACAACTCTTACTCCGGTCCTCCAACTCATATTTGTGCTAGCTGTGATACTTTAGaaactttaatttcttcaaagcaTCAGGATATTTTTACTTGAAAGAATTTAGATTTTGGTACCTACTTGTCCTGTCTAGAAAACTTGTACAGAATCTTTATGGTTTCACACAATATAAGTTTCTTTGCCTATTTTAATTTCTACCTTCCAAGTAGAAGCTTTTCTTACCTCAGAAgtgggagaagaaataaatgcttatgagctgctgctgaaaaataaatgctttttaatagGAGTGAGGTATACTGTTTATGACTCTCGTCCTTTTCTTTATCAGTGATTCTGATAGTGGTATCAGTCTGCACAGCAACTGGTGCTTGGAACTGGTTAATAGACCCAGAGACACAAAAGGTAAAGATCATGCTAATCCTGAATGTAGTCCATTTCATAGCTTGGTGTTGCAGTCAAGTGGTATAGTATATTGCAAACCGAAAGGCTAAATAAAGGTGGTTCTCCCATGCAACTGGGAAATCATTTTTAGTTAAGCTCTCAAGCTGTCTGGAGTTGTTGTGGCATATGCCCTGGGACAATGCCTACTAAAATGCTATCCCTTGAATGATTATCTAAAGAATTGTTCACAAGTACTTAGAAATGGCTAgaagcagtatttctttttaaattaagtgaaCTAGGCAGCAACTTTGTGaatgtttttagaaaatacatagTGGGActaatttgatttctttcctaGGTGTCATTTTTCACATCACTTTGGAATCACCCATTTTTCACCATTAGCTGTATTACCCTAATAGGCTTGTTCTTTGCTGGAATACATAAGAGAGTGGTGGCACCATCAATGTATCCTTTGATCATATTTGTCAGGTTAAAACCGGTATAGTTACTGCTGTTATTGAAGCCTATGCTAatattgctttttcagtttttatttactCTGTGTACAAGTGTTAGCTGCTTTCCTTGACACAATCCACACAGTATAGCAGCCCGATGTCGAACTGTTTTGGCAGAATATAATATGTCCTGTGATGATGTAAGTGTTAGTGGTTCATTGCCTAAaccttgtttttgaaaaaatgcaagtaatttaaaaaggcacgtttgtttttttttttattctgaacagCACTTGCGTACACCTTAACAAATGCTGTGTGTCTGTAAAACTGGAATGTAGAATATTTAGTATTGTTCTGTGTGTCATTTTAAACTTAGCCTGTAAAATTGAACTTGAAGTGCAATTGTTGGGCTCAACTTTCAGGGTCTaaactttatatatttttttctgtcttgcagactggaaaattaattttgaaaccTAGGCCTCATGTTCAATAAGGGCTGTCTTCCTTCAGTTTTTTCCACTGCCATGGAAACcaaaaaatgacctttttttaaggtagtatgacagaaaaaaaccaaacaggactGGTTGTCACTGCCTGGGAGTGAAAGTCTTACACAGTTGACAGTCAAAGTGTGCAATATTACTTTCTTGAATATTTACCCCAATTCTTTGTTATCATATTATCAGTGCTTTTGCTATTTCTGATTACCTCTTTTTCAGTATTAGTGTCactttttttacttcagctaGAACAGAACATACAGGTGAAGTATGTTAATCGCCTATGAAGTTGAACTTGAAAGTCAAACCTCATTTGTGTTACGTGTCTTTGCAAGCTATTGTAGATAGCAGATCAATGCCAATGttcgggaaaagaagtaatatttgctgtatggatttttttgttcttgtgaaCAGTATTGAAGGGAACACTTATCATTCCCATGATGTTTTATTAGAACACGTACTCATTACAGCTGTCCTTGTCTCCTGGTCACTCTTTTTGGAACTGGTTAAAAGGCTTGCAGAAAGACTGTCTGTCTGTGCTGGAGAAAACTGGTCTTGCTGTTTAAGAACTTTGCAAATATATCAAGGATCACATTTGTCAAGTTGTATATATAGTGCACCAGCCACTTTCATTGTGGTCATACGTAGCTCCTTGTTTGATCTGGTTCACAACACTgctattttaagattttaatcttttaaaaattgtcttaaATATGCTTGTATTTTCCCGATTGTAAGGTTGTACTGTATCTTAAATCCCCATGACCATTCTGAGTGGATTTTTATGCTGTGATAGTCTGAATACGAAACTAGTATTGCAAATGTATAACTTCAGATTtgttgaagaaaatataaagagtgccacaataaaataacaaaatttgtTATTCAGAGTGTTAAAAACAAGGTGTGGATGTTATATGCATAAAGTGTAACTTTTGAATAGCTAAAATTGTAAAGAGTTTTAAGAGTTTAAGTTGTTCAAGCTGcctttttaattgtttcaaaCTCTTTTAATTGACTAAAACGGCAAAACTGTTGCAACTTCGGTAACTCCTACTGCAAGGTAGACTGGCTTTTACAGGCAGCCTATCGATGTAACTTTGTCAGTTGAGATGCTAAGAATTGTCTCCTGTAATTTTTCCAGTAAGTCTTCTGCCCatccattatttttaactgctgtATATTTTGTAGGTAAacatgtataaaataaattctttgtaTAAACAGATGTTATCTTCTCTTGTACTGTGCAAATACAGATCCCAGGTGAACACAGAAGAACTTCAGAAGTTTATAGCTGAAGTCTGTAACTTTCATACCGGACCAACATTTCCCTTATTCGATGTGGTTCTTGCAGTCTAAGATACTGACACCAGAGGGAAAGTCCTTCCCGTTTTCCATCCTGCAGGTCAATCCAGCCTCTGTAAGTGCCGCTAGAGGAAAGTGTTTCATTCCACATTTACCTTGTTTGAGTTTTTGACGCGGGGAGACGTCCCGAGGAAGACGGCGTGTCCTCGAACCCACGCAAGGACGCTGCCGGTGCTGGGCTCGCGGGGGGGCCGGGGTAAGTTACACCCGTTCCGCTGGGCGCGGAGGGTGTTGCGCTGATCTCGCTGGCGGCGCTCGCCCGGCCGGTGACCCGCGCCGCGCGTGTGCCGGCGACGGCGCTGCCGCTTCGCTGCGTCCGTAGTGGGAGAGCTCGTCACCTGGCAGTAAGCGCGTCTTCGGCGCGGAGGGCGGCCGGCctgccggggcggcggcggccgggccgggctgcgcCTGCGCGGGGGCGCACACGTGGGTGCGCCGGCGCCGAGCGGCGCGGCGGCCGCGGAGCCATGGGGAAGAGCCGGGCGCGGCGGTTCCGCAGGGCCCCCTTCTCCCCCGCCGGCCCCGAGCAGCGCCGCGAAGGGGAGGGCGGCCCCGAGGAAGAGCCGGCCgcggagctgctggagaaggtgCGGGCGAGAAGCGGGGCCGGCCGCGGGTAGGGCGGGCTCGGCGCGACCCCCGCTcgggagcgggggagcgggtCCGCCCCGGCAgccgcggcccggcggggggctgcgggggccggTGCCCGCCGCGGCCGGTGGGGGTGGGGCGAGGCCTCGGGCGAGGGACCGGCTGCGGTGCCGCCCTCGGGCGCGGGAAGGAGCCGTGCGGGGCGTccctcctgccgccgccgcccgtccctcctgccgccgccgcgTCGCTTCTCCGGCGTCACGGCTGCGCCCGCGGGCGGCTCGGCAGGCAGGGGCGGCGGCTGCCGCCGCTCTCCCCTCGCCCCCGGGCCCGGCACCGGCGGGGCGAGGGGCAGGGCACCCCGTCCGGGCTCTCGTTCTCGCCTTCCTGAGGGAGCGGTGCcgaggggccggggcggggcgggaggctGCTCGGTGCCCCTCGTCCCAGGAGAGGCTTTGGAGGAGTTCTTGCAGTGCTCGGCTTCAGTCTATCCCCCCGGAGAGTTTTCCTACGGGTAGCCAGAGCGATGAGTCCAAGATCCACATGTAAGAAATAACCgacagaaaaagctgaaaaggacTGGGTTTGGCCGCCTGTTGGCCGCATTCCTGGTTTTGGTTCAAGTACTGCAGATGAAAACTAGTTTAAACCTCCTCCCGCGCATGTGACTTTAGAATCGGAACTagaaatctcttttcctttaagtAAATACATCGCCTTTGTTCACTTCACCTAACTGAACTCATTGAACAACTCGCTGCTCGATTATTCTTCTGGACTAACCTATTTAGTCTTTTAAAGAGagtagaataaaaatatatataaatgccCAGGGGAGGATGAACTGAGAGACCTCTGTCAGTTTCAGCAAGGCAGGATCTGATGTACCGCTCTTCTCCACTCTGCTCTTCGGCAGATGTTTATCTTTTCTGTTAGGTTTTCAACAAACTCCATGACCTGCCAGGATAGgctcttctgctgttttattatttttatggtttgCAATTCTTACATCTCACCTAAACCTCTGTTACAGCACAAGTCAGTGTTGTCTTGTGGACGTAGAGCGCGCTTGTTCCTTGTCTTTAAGCAGATGGTTTTAGTGTAAAGGCTATTgtgttttttcatatttttttgattctttagtttttctttatgGTGGCATACGTTATGGCTGTTCTACTTCCTTGatggtattttttcctcctacttttgtccttttttttttttttttttttaaacatggttATCAAAAGTAAATATGAGGTCTCACCAGTGCCAGCTACTGTCAAATCTGTGTCTGAACTACGGCTCTTTTGTTAAACACCCAGAATAGTATTTATCTAGTCAAGTAGTTAACACACATAACCCAGGCAAAGATTTGTAAACTTCCATGGAAGTTAAAAGCTCTTGATTCCTTTCAGGAGTAGTAAAACAGGAGCTACAGTGCTGGGCCTGCACATCAAAAGGCAGATCAGTCTTTTCACTCAGTGAAAACTTCCAGCTACCTTTTCCCTCGCCCCTAATCTGCCCTGTTTGtgtctccccagctgcagcatccGAGTGCTGAAGTGAGAGAGTATGCCTGTGCCAGTATTTCCAAGCTGTTGCAGCAGAAGCATGTAATCCCAGCCTTTCTGCAGAGAGATGTTGTCCGATGTTTAGGACCGTTGTTGATGGATCACAGTTTAGCTGTTCGTGAGACAGCTGCAGGTGCTCTCCggtaagcattttaaaatatttattaaaatattaattttaatattaattttaatttttaaaatttaatttaattttaattaataatagTTAGAATGAGGTACTCCTGGCATGGTAGAGAAAAGAATGGGGTTTTACTGTTAAAAGCCATGAACTTGAATGCCAGCCTCTCTTTCTTTAACTCTATTTTGAGCAAGTATGCCTATGTCAGTCAAAGTCCCCGAGGGAGGGGCTTTTCTTGCTCCAATAGGCTGTCATGAGACTTCAATGTCAGCAGCAGGGTTTAAGGTAGTTACTACCATTTTATCTACTCCCAATGGAATGCACTGCTTTCCATCCTTATGTTatgcaaaaaaatcaacagtaGCATGAAGAAATATAGAGAACTTGAATGCTGTTAGTATGGCATTTTGTATCTTGATTAC
Coding sequences within:
- the CNEP1R1 gene encoding nuclear envelope phosphatase-regulatory subunit 1 — translated: MNSLDQAEDLKAFERRLTEYIACLQPATGRWRMILIVVSVCTATGAWNWLIDPETQKVSFFTSLWNHPFFTISCITLIGLFFAGIHKRVVAPSIIAARCRTVLAEYNMSCDDTGKLILKPRPHVQ